From a region of the [Eubacterium] eligens ATCC 27750 genome:
- a CDS encoding ABC transporter permease, whose product MKVLLKIELNRAFKNKWMYITLLVCSVIVLYDIFKIVVPTRIAMEVYANTWGYPVPNLYNQWMELNNFSTASKLLHFIFPLIICIPYSMSIYSDVDSRYIYNIIVRTDKKKYFFSKLVTQFIVGFSVVMYTLLISFLITATLLPAGEPFPGLQYVAGANCILGSLFYKLPLLVSVLIMISESVLFSIIGCLSYTFAYLLGNGVMVIVSAFTLYFFEEVVMPLVGAKNPMLACSYLIQLTGDSVPMFLMEIAALLITIICSYFIRRRKTDEL is encoded by the coding sequence ATGAAAGTATTATTAAAAATTGAGTTGAATAGGGCTTTTAAGAATAAATGGATGTACATAACCCTTTTGGTATGTTCAGTCATTGTTTTGTATGATATTTTTAAAATTGTAGTTCCAACAAGGATAGCAATGGAGGTTTATGCTAATACATGGGGATATCCGGTACCTAATTTATATAATCAGTGGATGGAGCTAAATAACTTTAGTACAGCATCAAAATTACTGCATTTTATATTTCCACTGATTATATGTATTCCATATTCTATGAGCATATATTCGGATGTGGATTCCAGATATATTTATAATATAATTGTCAGGACAGATAAGAAAAAGTATTTTTTCAGTAAGCTTGTAACACAGTTTATTGTAGGATTTAGTGTGGTAATGTACACCTTGTTAATCTCCTTTCTGATAACGGCCACACTCTTACCGGCAGGTGAACCATTTCCTGGATTGCAATATGTGGCAGGTGCTAACTGTATATTAGGAAGTCTGTTTTATAAATTACCGTTATTGGTGTCTGTGTTAATTATGATTAGTGAATCTGTTTTATTCAGCATAATAGGCTGCTTATCATATACTTTTGCATATTTATTAGGTAATGGAGTTATGGTTATTGTATCAGCATTTACGTTATATTTTTTTGAAGAAGTAGTTATGCCGCTGGTTGGAGCAAAGAATCCTATGCTTGCCTGTTCATATCTTATACAGCTGACAGGTGATTCGGTTCCTATGTTTTTGATGGAAATAGCAGCTCTTCTGATAACAATAATTTGTTCATATTTTATTCGTAGGAGAAAGACAGATGAACTTTAG
- a CDS encoding cyclic lactone autoinducer peptide, whose protein sequence is MTKDVKQVMAGKLQKLSVKVAVHYANVACPIITYQPKMSAEVKIHIIQQHLKITMVGQKIIRMGDIRLIILPDM, encoded by the coding sequence ATGACAAAAGATGTTAAGCAGGTGATGGCAGGTAAGTTACAGAAGCTGTCAGTCAAGGTGGCAGTGCACTATGCAAATGTTGCATGCCCGATTATTACTTACCAGCCAAAGATGAGTGCAGAAGTAAAGATACATATTATACAGCAACACTTGAAGATTACAATGGTAGGACAGAAGATTATACGGATGGGAGATATAAGGCTGATTATTCTTCCGGATATGTAA